In a single window of the Pelagibacterium sp. 26DY04 genome:
- a CDS encoding DEAD/DEAH box helicase family protein: MVEPLPLRGMDPDERQILKEAVCDAILERTRRVVSGAGESGRYVIGSKPSRVLSSGFILPRHDQGGDDESNDIRIASHGLDLRVRESSGNLEITPTLSVYIRVLPSAEDLFEREGRLIPRAELSGDAKATVNKQIKRLMAERGPIPKGKAYAELRAEIAAQVHKSMGILVPEGAVIVPDDDGTQQSQDDAPSTVPISTRLRIPNALSRKYETPAKWRRVDVATDALVLPLPVNVGAWEAMADAYSQQIGLAIREACVSFLATDEGQAWAWRRGRPESEDFWSPDAWNAFLDRIRRNPPVPADLIPPIQAKLLVQALQDVTAPGCHSLRLALENLLETDAKLESGLFGVSLTVRLPEDALAPMRLERVKRSYHLNGFMNMPAIGVNGGVDDVGVSDGTRTLRTTWMPRYVLPRMLARDIPTVPTEYVRLSDPKLPVGQLRGVVAEMDAWREHVRQTTDLTLRSDEGDAIDESRQREQFQNDLNAWNYEARRVELGIETLERSQRAWSQDPQSPSAIPYKAWLLLNETFNRANPSRKGDRPSGWRLFQLAFILAHVPTLSSRLPDFHDVFRADFDEEAVSLLYMSTGGGKTEAFFGTVVFGLFLDRLRGKHRGVTAMLHYPLRLLTVQQAQRLARLLAQAELVRAREGVAGAPFEIGFWVGGGNTPNRTEKRPGVVSDEVAAVPAWNSARASDEEALLDGSAPGIRGYPAAHSAWNKLPTCPFCRSDVPTALRLFPEEHNRLGIVCRNSHCDWNILHRTSGRPVPLPFLLTDMDIYRRAPSILLGTIDKLALIGQNTYTIDSIAGMFGLARAVEQGGAKLLVRATGQDLEQVGNGGINGVSPAYNGGEELFLDPFPSLIIQDEMHLLEESLGTFGGIFETGLFAWLRRLALLLGNRSARVPGAPDVARLPHVIGATATVSDAAKHARALYQRKVCQFPHPGPSLHSTFYSGIASFAGDGVGSDRAGVIEEISAHPRDREQAAPWARLYASIMTNGRLHTVTTISVLAAHAATITRWQRDLASSDPVRQQRAVDEIRDCISDAPYSAARRSAVQSAGSGNIDRLAALIDLHRIELTYVTNKKGGDQILSALNAEAYEAHAAMGNDYTLTGFLTELISGGVDIAGIQRVIRSAEAPFDPMADDISEALRIIVATSAISHGVDVEAFNSMAFAGMPSDIAEYIQASSRVGRTHVGFSLLVPTPQTRRDRFVVEVHESFHRLLERMISPPAIERWADRAIERTVPSLLQTWLAGVYFQTKFVNAPVQGKQNVAFPHSVEQLERVLSDPAQLRDCANFIREAIGIEAPEGGAQNQNYYADLVSQQLRLITNEASSGRFNGQLDKFWGNGLTGLKKPMSSLRDVDAAGKIEPEQYTEREILAAAMAFVRNRGTKRAAGNELDRED; this comes from the coding sequence ATGGTTGAACCTCTTCCGCTTCGTGGCATGGACCCCGACGAGCGCCAGATCCTCAAGGAAGCAGTTTGCGACGCCATACTCGAGCGCACACGCAGGGTCGTGTCGGGAGCAGGTGAAAGCGGGCGATATGTCATTGGCTCGAAACCATCTCGTGTGCTCAGCAGCGGTTTCATACTGCCGCGCCATGATCAAGGCGGTGACGACGAGTCTAATGACATAAGGATTGCGTCTCACGGTCTCGATCTGCGCGTTCGAGAGAGCAGCGGCAATCTAGAAATCACGCCCACACTATCCGTTTACATTCGGGTCCTCCCAAGTGCGGAAGACCTATTCGAACGAGAAGGCCGACTGATTCCAAGAGCAGAGTTGTCCGGCGATGCCAAGGCAACTGTAAATAAGCAGATAAAGCGCCTGATGGCCGAGCGGGGGCCAATACCGAAAGGCAAGGCTTACGCCGAACTCAGGGCGGAAATCGCGGCCCAGGTCCATAAAAGCATGGGTATCCTGGTTCCAGAGGGAGCAGTTATCGTTCCAGACGACGATGGAACCCAGCAAAGTCAGGATGACGCCCCCTCGACCGTTCCAATAAGCACCAGGTTGAGGATTCCCAATGCGCTGTCGCGAAAATATGAGACGCCAGCAAAATGGCGCCGCGTCGACGTCGCCACGGATGCATTGGTGCTGCCACTGCCGGTAAACGTCGGCGCATGGGAAGCCATGGCAGATGCCTATAGCCAGCAGATAGGTTTGGCAATTCGAGAGGCTTGTGTGTCCTTCCTCGCTACAGACGAAGGCCAAGCTTGGGCGTGGCGCCGGGGCAGACCGGAATCCGAAGACTTTTGGTCGCCCGATGCATGGAATGCCTTCTTAGATCGAATCCGTCGCAATCCTCCAGTGCCCGCCGACCTGATCCCGCCGATTCAGGCCAAACTGCTCGTCCAAGCCCTTCAAGACGTGACCGCACCCGGATGCCATTCTCTCAGGCTTGCTCTCGAGAACCTTCTGGAGACGGACGCCAAACTTGAAAGTGGCCTCTTCGGTGTCAGTCTGACCGTTCGACTACCTGAGGATGCCCTTGCCCCCATGAGATTGGAGCGAGTGAAGCGCAGCTATCATCTCAACGGCTTCATGAATATGCCGGCCATAGGTGTGAACGGCGGCGTGGATGATGTTGGTGTGAGCGACGGAACACGTACACTGCGCACAACCTGGATGCCCCGCTACGTGCTTCCCAGGATGCTCGCTCGGGACATCCCGACTGTGCCGACAGAATATGTCCGTTTGTCGGACCCCAAATTGCCGGTAGGGCAACTACGCGGCGTCGTTGCGGAAATGGATGCTTGGCGAGAACACGTAAGGCAAACCACTGACCTCACACTTCGATCCGATGAAGGAGATGCCATAGACGAGAGCCGGCAGCGCGAACAGTTTCAGAATGATCTGAATGCATGGAACTATGAAGCCCGGCGCGTGGAGTTGGGCATTGAAACTCTTGAGCGGTCGCAGCGCGCCTGGTCTCAGGATCCTCAGTCCCCCAGTGCCATCCCGTATAAGGCCTGGTTGTTGTTGAACGAAACGTTCAATCGAGCAAACCCTTCTCGTAAAGGAGACAGGCCGTCGGGATGGCGGTTGTTCCAGCTCGCATTCATTCTGGCGCATGTGCCGACACTGTCATCACGGCTGCCGGACTTCCATGACGTCTTCCGAGCCGACTTTGACGAGGAAGCTGTCAGCTTGCTTTACATGTCTACCGGTGGCGGGAAGACTGAGGCCTTCTTTGGCACCGTAGTGTTCGGTCTTTTCCTCGACCGGCTGCGAGGTAAACATCGCGGCGTTACAGCCATGCTGCACTATCCACTCCGCCTGCTCACCGTTCAGCAGGCGCAGCGCCTCGCCCGGCTGTTGGCGCAAGCCGAGCTAGTGCGCGCTCGCGAGGGAGTTGCGGGTGCTCCCTTCGAAATTGGTTTCTGGGTGGGAGGGGGCAATACCCCAAATCGTACGGAGAAAAGACCGGGTGTAGTCAGCGATGAAGTCGCTGCGGTTCCGGCCTGGAATTCAGCGCGGGCGAGCGATGAGGAGGCGCTCCTTGATGGTTCTGCGCCGGGCATTAGGGGCTATCCCGCAGCGCATTCGGCATGGAATAAATTGCCCACCTGTCCCTTCTGTCGGTCCGACGTGCCGACAGCCCTGCGGTTATTTCCGGAAGAGCATAATCGGCTTGGCATCGTTTGCCGAAACTCGCATTGCGACTGGAATATCCTGCATCGAACCTCCGGTAGACCAGTTCCATTGCCTTTCCTTCTGACTGACATGGACATCTATCGCAGGGCGCCCTCCATTCTCTTGGGCACCATCGATAAGTTGGCTCTGATCGGCCAGAATACTTATACGATTGACTCCATTGCCGGCATGTTTGGTCTCGCCCGCGCTGTTGAACAAGGCGGTGCCAAGCTTTTGGTCAGGGCGACTGGCCAAGACCTCGAGCAAGTTGGGAATGGTGGGATCAACGGTGTTTCGCCAGCTTACAATGGGGGCGAGGAACTATTTCTGGATCCTTTCCCAAGCCTCATCATCCAGGACGAGATGCACCTTCTTGAGGAGAGCCTGGGAACATTTGGTGGCATATTCGAGACCGGCCTGTTTGCCTGGCTTCGGCGGCTCGCACTACTGCTGGGCAACCGTTCTGCTCGCGTCCCAGGCGCGCCCGACGTAGCGCGCCTTCCCCACGTTATTGGGGCGACGGCGACCGTATCAGACGCTGCTAAGCACGCCCGAGCTCTCTATCAGCGCAAAGTGTGCCAATTCCCACATCCGGGTCCGTCGCTTCATTCCACGTTCTACAGCGGTATTGCCAGTTTCGCAGGCGACGGTGTCGGTTCCGATCGAGCAGGCGTCATCGAAGAGATCTCTGCACACCCTCGAGACAGAGAGCAGGCCGCGCCTTGGGCAAGGCTATATGCCAGCATCATGACGAACGGTCGCCTTCATACGGTTACCACCATCTCCGTCCTTGCCGCTCATGCTGCAACCATAACTCGATGGCAGCGAGATTTGGCATCATCCGATCCAGTGAGGCAACAGCGCGCGGTCGATGAGATTAGGGATTGTATTTCCGACGCGCCCTATTCGGCAGCCAGGCGGTCGGCGGTGCAATCCGCAGGCAGTGGCAACATAGACCGGCTTGCTGCCTTGATCGACCTACATCGCATCGAGTTGACCTACGTGACCAACAAAAAGGGTGGGGACCAGATACTGTCAGCACTCAATGCCGAGGCGTATGAGGCCCACGCGGCTATGGGCAATGACTATACCCTAACCGGATTCCTGACGGAGCTGATTTCAGGTGGTGTGGACATTGCGGGTATCCAACGTGTCATTCGCTCGGCTGAAGCGCCGTTCGATCCGATGGCCGACGATATTTCGGAAGCCTTGCGCATCATCGTTGCGACAAGCGCAATCTCGCATGGCGTCGACGTTGAGGCGTTCAACTCCATGGCCTTTGCGGGCATGCCCTCTGACATTGCTGAATACATTCAGGCATCTTCGCGTGTTGGTCGAACCCATGTCGGCTTTTCGCTCTTGGTGCCGACCCCCCAGACGAGGCGAGACCGATTTGTCGTGGAGGTTCATGAGTCCTTCCATCGACTGCTCGAGCGCATGATTTCACCGCCCGCTATCGAGCGCTGGGCCGATCGTGCCATTGAACGAACGGTGCCGTCGCTTTTGCAGACTTGGCTTGCTGGCGTCTACTTTCAAACAAAGTTCGTCAACGCCCCAGTCCAGGGCAAGCAGAACGTAGCCTTTCCTCACAGTGTCGAGCAATTGGAACGTGTGCTGTCAGACCCCGCTCAGCTACGGGACTGTGCCAATTTCATCCGGGAGGCGATTGGAATCGAAGCGCCTGAAGGTGGTGCACAGAACCAAAACTACTATGCCGATCTGGTTTCCCAACAGCTTCGACTAATCACGAATGAAGCTTCATCTGGTCGGTTCAACGGGCAGTTGGACAAGTTCTGGGGCAATGGCTTGACCGGATTGAAAAAGCCAATGTCGAGCCTGCGTGACGTGGATGCCGCTGGGAAAATTGAGCCTGAGCAGTATACCGAGAGGGAGATCCTCGCGGCAGCGATGGCCTTTGTTCGAAACCGCGGCACGAAGCGGGCTGCAGGTAACGAACTGGATAGAGAGGACTGA
- a CDS encoding phospholipase D-like domain-containing protein, whose amino-acid sequence MRNITLAETESVAVVTLPAAPSRLAEVLPTEGPVHASMEKTSDEMARIARSAVSSITIMSPFVNRDGAEFAMRTFDESPAPQKTLITRLSGKTGRAVRPLVAEMQRRGIRVLDYFIRAGDGYETFHAKIVIADGDLAYIGSANMTLYDRHSMELGIIVKGKPARAVSALVRSVERVSVPVSAT is encoded by the coding sequence ATGCGCAACATCACCTTGGCTGAGACTGAATCCGTGGCAGTTGTTACATTACCGGCAGCACCAAGCCGGCTCGCTGAAGTCTTGCCGACTGAGGGGCCGGTTCATGCCAGCATGGAAAAGACCAGCGACGAAATGGCCAGGATCGCGAGATCTGCCGTCTCCTCGATCACCATCATGAGCCCGTTTGTGAACCGCGATGGCGCGGAATTTGCAATGCGAACTTTTGATGAAAGTCCGGCACCACAAAAAACTCTTATCACCCGCCTGTCCGGAAAGACGGGTCGGGCGGTGCGTCCATTGGTTGCGGAAATGCAGAGACGAGGCATCCGAGTGCTGGATTATTTCATCCGCGCAGGCGATGGTTATGAGACGTTTCATGCCAAGATCGTCATCGCAGATGGTGATCTTGCATATATCGGTAGCGCCAACATGACACTTTACGACCGGCATTCGATGGAGCTTGGGATCATCGTTAAAGGCAAGCCGGCACGTGCTGTTTCGGCGTTGGTTAGAAGTGTTGAGCGTGTATCTGTTCCGGTGAGTGCAACCTGA
- a CDS encoding quinoprotein dehydrogenase-associated putative ABC transporter substrate-binding protein, translated as MNDPTQRCSHHPLGRLVSAAAFAALLITGQWVTAPLAGAWEMRVCADPDYMPQSNRAEEGYENRIAEILADELGAELTYQWWTLAPSMVSEQLREGNCDMMIGVPDGGDGVIATIAYYRSPYAFVYRAEEGYDIATFDDEILTELQLGTTSEGTSAHLALARRGLLDRITVSSEFAGTNAGARFSALIESVARGDIDVAVPWGPVAGYYAGLQDPPLRVTPVPEFDIPFTPMYHSIVIALRLGDEELRDLLDQAIARRWDDIYTVLAEYNVPTLPLPRPSLSIAEQPQ; from the coding sequence ATGAACGATCCAACTCAACGCTGCTCGCATCATCCCCTGGGACGCCTGGTCTCTGCCGCAGCTTTCGCGGCCCTTCTCATCACCGGCCAGTGGGTGACGGCGCCTCTCGCCGGCGCGTGGGAGATGCGGGTCTGCGCGGACCCCGATTATATGCCCCAGTCCAACCGTGCCGAGGAGGGATACGAAAACAGGATCGCCGAAATCCTCGCCGACGAGCTCGGCGCCGAGTTGACCTATCAATGGTGGACCTTGGCCCCCAGTATGGTCAGCGAGCAATTGCGCGAGGGCAATTGCGACATGATGATCGGCGTTCCCGATGGTGGCGACGGCGTTATTGCTACCATCGCCTATTATCGCAGTCCCTATGCCTTTGTTTATCGCGCAGAAGAGGGCTACGACATCGCGACCTTTGACGACGAAATCCTGACCGAACTGCAGCTGGGCACGACCTCGGAGGGCACGAGTGCCCATCTGGCCTTGGCGCGGCGCGGGTTGCTCGACAGGATAACCGTCAGCTCCGAATTCGCGGGCACGAATGCCGGTGCCCGTTTTTCCGCTCTTATCGAATCGGTCGCCCGAGGCGATATCGATGTCGCGGTCCCCTGGGGGCCGGTTGCTGGATATTATGCGGGCTTGCAGGACCCTCCTCTCAGGGTTACGCCCGTCCCCGAGTTCGATATCCCCTTCACCCCCATGTACCATTCCATCGTCATCGCGCTGCGGCTCGGTGACGAGGAGTTGCGTGATCTTCTCGATCAGGCCATCGCCCGGCGATGGGACGATATCTACACCGTTCTGGCCGAGTACAACGTTCCGACGCTTCCTCTGCCTCGCCCTTCCCTCTCGATCGCGGAGCAGCCGCAATGA
- a CDS encoding Eco57I restriction-modification methylase domain-containing protein — MLFYQATPEERITRIMSWHRRDKVLNALSASLAVVQRDCAHDVIKLLEGLEPEWSDYAAASVYAALMGSERRKKLGAYFTPPGLVRYLLSRAEHFGVDLAQHRVRDPAAGGAAFIVPIAREMVRRWRAESMSDADIVARLTHQLMGREIDPDLATLANTLLRRCLTVEYGIDHELANSLELIATGDSLSIEADEGTDHEIGNPPFLRLAAKDAPPGASLYDDIASGRLNLYSVFVRRGLEALPAGGILAYIIPASFIGGPEFKRFRYRIRQMAEVLAVDMIDGRSAIFTDVIQDTCVIVLRRRHEDIDSLVEETAASNFVTGAGHVSSEGLISLPANDGPWVLPGETNDLPSTLADWGYAPRIGYLVANRQQDRLHQEPAPGRVPLIWAKAIGQDGSFDFERGATLKKYGWVDAPHDASYVVDQACVAIQRTSARGQRRRITAAEIPLEFVTAHGGFVAENHVVVLVPTRPNPVSPKLLAGALNSTEVGKQFDRMCGSASIPARLLAVLPMPAPPDPVGI, encoded by the coding sequence ATGCTGTTTTATCAAGCTACTCCCGAGGAGCGCATCACCCGCATCATGAGCTGGCACCGTCGTGACAAGGTGCTGAATGCCCTGTCAGCAAGCCTTGCAGTTGTTCAGCGTGACTGCGCTCATGACGTGATAAAACTGCTCGAAGGACTGGAACCGGAATGGTCTGACTATGCGGCCGCCAGCGTATATGCCGCGCTCATGGGAAGCGAGCGAAGGAAGAAACTTGGGGCTTACTTCACCCCGCCAGGCCTGGTCCGATACCTGCTGAGCCGAGCCGAGCATTTTGGTGTCGACCTTGCGCAGCACCGTGTGCGGGATCCCGCGGCAGGTGGCGCCGCCTTTATTGTTCCGATTGCTCGCGAGATGGTTCGTCGCTGGCGTGCAGAATCGATGTCGGACGCGGACATTGTAGCAAGGCTGACCCATCAACTGATGGGTCGTGAGATCGATCCTGACTTGGCTACCCTTGCAAATACACTGCTGAGACGATGCCTGACTGTCGAATACGGGATTGATCATGAGTTGGCAAATTCGCTCGAATTAATTGCCACTGGTGACAGTCTTTCGATCGAAGCTGATGAAGGGACAGACCATGAGATTGGCAACCCGCCTTTCCTGCGTCTTGCTGCAAAGGATGCCCCACCAGGCGCATCGCTATACGACGACATCGCTTCTGGCCGACTGAACCTTTATTCGGTGTTTGTCCGGCGAGGCCTGGAAGCCTTGCCTGCTGGTGGCATCCTTGCATACATCATTCCGGCGTCGTTCATAGGTGGGCCGGAGTTCAAGCGCTTCCGTTATCGTATCAGACAAATGGCTGAAGTGCTTGCCGTCGATATGATCGATGGTAGGAGCGCTATTTTCACAGACGTTATCCAAGATACCTGCGTGATTGTTCTGCGTCGACGTCATGAAGATATTGACAGCTTGGTGGAAGAGACGGCTGCTTCCAATTTCGTGACCGGGGCTGGGCATGTTTCGTCCGAGGGCCTGATTTCCTTGCCCGCGAATGATGGACCTTGGGTGCTACCGGGCGAGACAAACGATTTGCCGTCCACCTTGGCTGACTGGGGATACGCTCCTCGGATTGGATATCTCGTTGCCAATCGGCAGCAAGATCGCCTTCACCAGGAACCTGCACCAGGGCGAGTCCCCCTGATTTGGGCCAAAGCCATTGGCCAAGATGGTAGTTTTGACTTCGAGCGCGGCGCCACTTTGAAAAAGTACGGCTGGGTCGATGCACCGCATGACGCCAGCTACGTCGTTGATCAAGCGTGCGTGGCCATTCAACGGACGTCAGCTCGAGGTCAAAGACGGCGCATCACCGCCGCGGAAATCCCTTTGGAGTTCGTGACGGCTCACGGTGGCTTTGTGGCCGAAAATCATGTCGTCGTGCTGGTGCCCACCAGGCCCAACCCTGTGTCTCCGAAACTCCTGGCAGGTGCCCTGAATTCAACTGAAGTCGGTAAGCAGTTTGACCGAATGTGCGGATCAGCGTCCATCCCTGCGAGGCTGCTTGCGGTATTGCCGATGCCGGCCCCGCCGGATCCTGTGGGAATATGA
- a CDS encoding cytochrome c, giving the protein MKKQIGIGLAAILAAGLMTGSAWTQELANDEESLALLMEEGETVYANNCAACHGAEGEGGGGPALVGSNVVEGRSAVIYQILFGATDHGMPAFAPILSDQEIAAVATYIRNSWENDYGIVLPRSVEMRRSAPPEDPAEDAE; this is encoded by the coding sequence TTGAAAAAGCAGATTGGAATCGGATTGGCCGCGATCCTGGCGGCGGGCCTCATGACTGGCTCCGCCTGGACACAGGAATTGGCCAATGACGAGGAATCGCTGGCCCTGCTCATGGAAGAGGGCGAGACGGTTTACGCAAACAACTGTGCCGCTTGCCACGGCGCGGAGGGAGAAGGGGGCGGCGGACCAGCCCTTGTCGGCAGCAACGTTGTCGAAGGGCGCTCGGCAGTGATCTATCAGATCCTGTTCGGGGCTACCGACCACGGCATGCCGGCTTTTGCTCCAATCCTTTCGGATCAGGAGATCGCGGCGGTCGCGACCTATATCCGCAACTCCTGGGAGAACGACTACGGCATCGTCCTGCCCCGTTCGGTCGAAATGCGCCGCAGCGCGCCGCCGGAAGATCCGGCCGAGGACGCCGAGTAA
- a CDS encoding PQQ-binding-like beta-propeller repeat protein has translation MTLSADPANNVMPNITYSGQNFSELDQINLDNVDDLVVEWTFQLGVADEAQAPPLVVGDTMYVITPKPNRVYALDLNEQGAIKWEFRADAENLEQVLPVACCGAQTRGANYAEGKIFFQSLGGHVYALDAETGELIWDVQVTDIDNAETMVGNGLIVDNLYITGMAGGEYGVRGYVTAFDIETGEEAWRFYSMGPNEEVGITDRFQPFYEFDQIENPAEASWFEDSWQQGGGSTWGYFTYDPELNLFYYATGNCGPWNADYRREWGEVDMDENGIVQSYRSNYCASMLARDATTGELVWAYNLTPQDQWDLDEPSAPVLANIEIDGEERQTIIRAARNGYFYVWDRATGELLNEPWPFVYQNIFKGVDTETGSPMYNIEAILFTDAEDRLEYTESGALTEEQIAMNEEEAELYGEDEVDGPTGTEAVICPTIAARNWENDAYSPQTGLLYTSVQFGCRQMRVTEGEYSYPATESYTLFEWAGEKFWLDREGNETDVKNQLQANDPVTGETVWSIDYVQPTQDPILATAGGLLFVGGDDKGVFRAINAEDGETVWEFRTGNQSSASPVTFIGPDGEQRIAFVASARPGVVQVAADADPDAVNRYQREGSTLYVFRLND, from the coding sequence ATGACGTTGTCCGCCGATCCGGCCAACAACGTGATGCCCAACATCACCTATTCCGGGCAGAACTTCAGCGAACTCGATCAGATCAATCTCGACAATGTCGATGATCTCGTCGTCGAATGGACCTTCCAGCTCGGCGTTGCCGACGAGGCGCAGGCGCCCCCGCTGGTTGTTGGTGACACCATGTATGTCATCACGCCCAAACCCAACCGCGTCTACGCGCTCGACCTCAACGAACAGGGGGCCATCAAGTGGGAGTTCCGCGCCGATGCGGAAAATCTCGAGCAGGTTCTTCCGGTGGCGTGCTGCGGCGCTCAGACCCGCGGAGCCAATTACGCTGAAGGAAAGATCTTCTTCCAATCGCTTGGTGGCCACGTCTATGCGCTCGACGCGGAAACCGGCGAATTGATTTGGGACGTCCAGGTCACCGACATTGACAATGCCGAAACCATGGTGGGCAACGGCCTTATCGTCGATAACCTCTACATCACCGGTATGGCCGGCGGTGAATACGGCGTGCGCGGCTATGTCACCGCCTTCGATATCGAAACCGGCGAGGAGGCCTGGCGCTTCTACTCGATGGGCCCCAACGAGGAGGTCGGCATCACCGATCGCTTCCAGCCCTTCTACGAATTCGACCAGATCGAAAATCCGGCCGAAGCATCCTGGTTCGAGGATAGCTGGCAGCAGGGCGGCGGTTCGACCTGGGGTTATTTCACCTATGATCCCGAGCTGAACCTGTTCTACTACGCCACCGGCAACTGCGGCCCGTGGAACGCCGACTATCGTCGTGAATGGGGCGAGGTCGACATGGACGAAAATGGGATCGTCCAGTCCTACCGGTCCAACTACTGCGCCTCGATGCTGGCCCGCGATGCCACCACGGGCGAACTGGTCTGGGCTTATAACCTGACCCCGCAGGACCAGTGGGACCTTGATGAACCCAGCGCTCCGGTGCTTGCCAATATCGAAATCGATGGCGAGGAACGCCAGACCATCATCCGCGCCGCGCGTAACGGCTATTTCTATGTCTGGGATCGTGCCACCGGCGAGCTGCTGAACGAACCCTGGCCCTTCGTTTACCAGAACATCTTCAAGGGCGTCGACACGGAAACCGGCAGCCCGATGTACAACATCGAAGCGATCCTGTTCACCGATGCCGAGGATCGGCTTGAGTACACCGAATCGGGTGCGCTCACCGAAGAGCAGATCGCGATGAACGAGGAAGAGGCCGAGCTTTACGGCGAGGACGAGGTGGACGGCCCCACGGGCACCGAAGCGGTGATCTGCCCGACAATTGCTGCCCGCAACTGGGAAAACGATGCTTATTCGCCCCAGACCGGCCTGCTCTATACGTCGGTTCAGTTCGGTTGCCGCCAGATGCGCGTTACCGAGGGTGAATACAGCTATCCGGCCACCGAATCCTACACGCTGTTCGAGTGGGCCGGTGAAAAGTTCTGGCTCGATCGCGAAGGCAACGAAACCGACGTCAAGAACCAGCTGCAGGCCAACGATCCGGTCACTGGCGAAACCGTCTGGAGCATCGACTACGTCCAGCCCACCCAGGACCCGATCCTGGCCACGGCCGGCGGCCTGCTGTTCGTCGGCGGTGACGACAAGGGCGTGTTCCGCGCCATCAATGCCGAAGATGGCGAGACGGTTTGGGAGTTCCGCACGGGTAACCAGTCCTCGGCCTCTCCTGTCACGTTCATCGGCCCCGATGGCGAACAGCGCATCGCCTTCGTCGCCTCCGCCCGCCCCGGCGTGGTGCAGGTGGCAGCCGATGCCGATCCGGACGCTGTCAATCGCTATCAGCGCGAAGGCAGCACGCTCTATGTCTTCAGACTCAACGACTAA
- a CDS encoding DUF2277 domain-containing protein encodes MCRNIKPLFNFEPPATRNEMHDAALQFVRKISGCTRPSQANEAAFYEAVEEIERSVHKLLAALDTKAPPKNREIVAAKARERAKLRYARAT; translated from the coding sequence ATGTGCCGCAACATCAAGCCGCTTTTCAATTTTGAGCCGCCGGCCACCAGGAACGAGATGCATGACGCCGCGCTCCAGTTCGTGCGCAAGATCTCGGGGTGCACGCGACCGTCACAGGCCAATGAAGCTGCATTTTATGAAGCAGTGGAGGAGATCGAGAGATCCGTGCACAAGCTGCTGGCGGCACTCGATACCAAAGCGCCGCCCAAGAACCGTGAGATCGTCGCTGCCAAGGCGCGCGAACGCGCCAAATTGCGGTACGCGCGTGCCACGTGA